Proteins found in one Bremerella volcania genomic segment:
- a CDS encoding sulfatase family protein: MRLVITALFAMTMVIGLGVPVASAADQPNVVILLSDDQRWDDYSFLGHETIQTPNIDRLASQSLVYERGYVPSSLCRPSLASLFTGLYPHQNGITGNDPRENKRTKEGRAVLVDRFEENPRLADILGKQGYISFQSGKWWEGNFTSGGFTEGMTHGDVTKGGRHGDVGLMIGRKTMQPVIDFIDKAVAEDKPFFLWYAPMMPHLPHDPPKRLLDKYTQEGRPVEIAKYFAMCDWWDETCGQVLDHLDKKKIAENTVVIYLCDNGWIQQADKGGGAVGGPRGKRSVYDGGTRTPIMIRYPGHVKAQRNKTDLASSIDVVPTILDAVGVKTDVDFPGISLLDQAKAGQREAIFGEIYSHDIPDFRKPELGLYYRWIIDGDYKLIVPTGMEEGEYGPQQVALYNVVKDPEEENNVIADHPDVAAKLRKKLDAWWNPTVK; encoded by the coding sequence ATGCGTTTAGTGATTACTGCTTTGTTTGCGATGACGATGGTCATTGGCCTCGGCGTTCCAGTGGCGAGCGCCGCCGATCAGCCGAACGTCGTCATTCTGCTTTCCGACGACCAGCGTTGGGATGACTACTCGTTCCTCGGCCACGAGACGATCCAAACGCCGAACATCGATCGGCTCGCCAGCCAGTCGCTGGTGTACGAGCGCGGCTACGTTCCTTCTTCGCTCTGCCGTCCATCGCTGGCCAGCTTGTTCACGGGGCTTTATCCCCATCAGAACGGCATCACCGGCAATGATCCGCGAGAGAACAAGCGGACCAAAGAGGGGCGTGCCGTCTTGGTCGATCGATTTGAAGAGAACCCGCGTCTGGCCGATATCCTTGGCAAGCAAGGGTACATCAGCTTTCAGTCGGGCAAGTGGTGGGAAGGCAACTTTACCAGTGGTGGTTTCACCGAAGGGATGACCCATGGGGACGTGACCAAAGGAGGACGCCACGGAGACGTGGGGCTGATGATCGGGCGCAAGACGATGCAACCGGTGATCGACTTCATCGACAAAGCAGTTGCCGAAGATAAGCCGTTCTTCTTGTGGTACGCCCCGATGATGCCTCACCTGCCGCACGATCCGCCAAAGCGCTTGCTCGACAAATACACCCAGGAAGGCCGCCCGGTCGAGATCGCCAAGTACTTCGCCATGTGCGATTGGTGGGACGAAACGTGCGGTCAGGTCCTCGACCACCTCGACAAAAAGAAGATCGCCGAGAACACGGTCGTGATCTACTTGTGCGACAACGGTTGGATTCAGCAGGCCGACAAAGGGGGTGGTGCGGTCGGCGGCCCGCGTGGCAAGCGTTCCGTCTACGACGGCGGCACACGAACTCCAATCATGATCCGCTATCCCGGGCACGTGAAAGCCCAACGCAACAAGACTGATTTGGCCAGCAGCATCGACGTGGTGCCGACTATTCTGGATGCCGTCGGTGTGAAAACCGACGTCGACTTCCCTGGGATCAGCCTTTTGGATCAGGCCAAAGCGGGCCAGCGCGAGGCGATCTTCGGCGAGATCTATTCGCATGATATCCCCGACTTCCGCAAGCCTGAATTGGGGCTTTATTATCGCTGGATCATTGATGGCGATTACAAGTTGATCGTCCCCACTGGCATGGAAGAAGGGGAATACGGCCCCCAGCAAGTGGCACTATACAACGTCGTGAAGGACCCGGAAGAAGAGAACAACGTGATCGCCGATCATCCGGACGTCGCTGCCAAGCTGCGCAAAAAACTGGATGCCTGGTGGAATCCAACGGTGAAGTAA
- a CDS encoding metal ABC transporter permease — MDAFYTLFIEPFHGNSYLLRAVVAGCLVAISAGVVGCLIILRRMAFLGDAISHSMLAGVTGGYLLMKVVYGLEAHFAGMILGALIAGFTTVVMVSFVSRVSRIKEDTAIGIMYTGIFALGGALASMFSNYIHLDLFHFVMGDVLAVDAERLWMMAGVTAIVLLVTILWYRQLLLTSFDPIMAASIGLPVLLIHMLMTTCTSLVVVSAVQIVGVILVVGLLITPAATAYLLTNRLSHMMALSALFGISSVLCGVYLSVWLNVATSPPIVLFSTFQFMVVLVFSPRFGLLSTWIRKRAAIPQTLAEDILGCMRRSEGLSTTLSTIIANVPTDGQSLRRTLDGLVTRGLIAPKENDAYQLTEAGELEARRLMRAHRIWEAYLARLGMPEEEIHDRAHLLEHVNDEAAVDYLDDRLGHPITDPHGQEIPEDFLHLVPGKEVPASLLREGHVAEVTQVAPEGSFDLAIGDQLTTGPRTDNEQTWTFQVNDGQRQLYLDHHQADSITVRLLDTSQSQN, encoded by the coding sequence ATGGACGCTTTCTACACCCTGTTCATCGAGCCGTTTCACGGCAACAGTTACTTGCTTCGCGCGGTGGTGGCTGGGTGCCTGGTGGCCATTTCCGCCGGTGTGGTGGGCTGCTTGATCATCTTGCGGCGGATGGCCTTCCTGGGCGATGCCATCTCGCACTCGATGCTGGCAGGCGTGACTGGCGGTTACCTTCTGATGAAGGTCGTATACGGTCTCGAGGCCCATTTCGCCGGGATGATTCTCGGAGCCCTGATCGCCGGCTTCACGACGGTCGTCATGGTGAGCTTTGTCTCGCGGGTGTCGCGAATCAAAGAGGATACGGCGATCGGCATCATGTACACCGGCATCTTCGCTCTCGGCGGCGCGCTGGCGAGCATGTTTTCAAATTACATTCATTTGGACCTCTTTCATTTCGTGATGGGGGACGTCCTGGCGGTCGATGCCGAGCGATTGTGGATGATGGCCGGCGTCACGGCGATTGTTTTGCTGGTCACCATACTTTGGTATCGCCAACTTCTGCTCACTTCGTTCGACCCGATCATGGCCGCTTCGATCGGCCTGCCGGTGCTGTTGATTCATATGCTTATGACGACATGCACCTCGCTGGTGGTTGTCAGTGCGGTCCAGATCGTGGGCGTGATCCTCGTGGTGGGGCTCTTGATTACCCCGGCAGCCACGGCCTATCTGTTGACCAATCGACTGAGTCACATGATGGCCCTCTCGGCACTGTTCGGCATTTCGAGCGTTCTTTGCGGCGTCTATCTGTCGGTATGGTTGAACGTCGCGACGAGTCCACCGATCGTTCTGTTCAGCACGTTTCAGTTCATGGTGGTGTTGGTCTTCTCGCCACGATTCGGGTTGCTTTCGACCTGGATTCGCAAGCGAGCGGCGATCCCGCAGACGTTGGCCGAAGACATTCTCGGCTGCATGCGGCGTAGCGAAGGTCTCTCCACGACCCTCTCGACGATCATCGCCAACGTACCCACCGACGGGCAAAGCCTACGGCGAACGTTAGACGGACTGGTTACCCGCGGGCTGATCGCACCGAAGGAAAACGATGCCTATCAGCTGACCGAGGCAGGCGAACTGGAAGCTCGACGCTTGATGCGCGCCCATCGTATCTGGGAAGCCTACCTGGCGCGATTGGGCATGCCAGAGGAGGAAATCCACGATCGCGCTCATCTGCTGGAGCATGTGAACGACGAGGCCGCCGTCGATTACCTGGACGATCGACTGGGACACCCGATCACCGATCCGCATGGTCAGGAAATTCCCGAAGACTTCCTGCACCTGGTACCCGGCAAGGAGGTGCCAGCGAGTTTGCTTCGCGAAGGTCACGTGGCGGAAGTCACGCAGGTCGCGCCGGAAGGTAGCTTCGACCTGGCAATTGGCGACCAACTGACGACTGGTCCGCGAACCGACAACGAACAGACCTGGACGTTCCAGGTAAATGACGGCCAACGGCAACTCTACCTCGATCACCACCAGGCCGACTCAATCACCGTGCGTCTTTTGGATACGTCTCAGTCGCAGAACTGA
- a CDS encoding DUF2304 domain-containing protein: MNLFQWVAIIFIGCSLLVEVVRAIGHKRLSWAKSFRITIWLVAAISILNPTIVTRVAQTIGIGRGADILIYVVTLTFIATTFYFYSRYTRLQRQITDLARYLAIHEAKHPETSLADSDH, encoded by the coding sequence ATGAACTTATTTCAATGGGTCGCCATAATCTTCATCGGCTGCTCGCTTCTGGTGGAAGTCGTTCGCGCGATTGGCCACAAGCGTCTGAGCTGGGCGAAATCGTTTCGCATTACCATTTGGCTCGTCGCCGCGATCAGTATTCTGAACCCAACCATCGTCACCCGTGTCGCGCAAACCATTGGCATCGGCCGTGGGGCGGATATCCTCATCTACGTCGTGACGTTGACCTTCATTGCCACCACGTTTTACTTCTATTCGCGGTACACGCGGCTGCAGCGTCAGATCACCGACCTGGCCCGTTACCTGGCCATCCATGAAGCAAAGCATCCCGAGACCTCATTGGCCGACAGTGACCACTGA
- a CDS encoding outer membrane protein assembly factor BamB family protein produces the protein MKSSFFAPMLFAFVLVVAVGNVGAAAEASDGDWANWRGPSYNGTSPSAKPPVKWSEEENIRWKVPISGKGSSSPIIWGDKLFVLTAVPVPTEDAKDDEKDADAPETESPRPREESADRPRRGPGGFPGGPGGFPGRGGPRGRGGFGRGEAPTTPMDFTVVCLDKTTGEKIWSAVAIQATPHESGHNTNTFASSSAVTNGEILVAFFGSRGIYCFTMDGKLIWKRDLGKQQTRNAFGEGSTPALYQNTIIIPWDHEGDSFVLALNATTGEDLWKVDRDEATSWATPVVAEHNGAAQVILNGSTRVRSYDVASGKLIWECGGQATNPIATPITYEGKAICMTGYRGYAVYAISLDAKGDVTNNENFIAWSRSDVGPYIASATLLNGRLYVTKSRDGVLYCLDASNGETLYGPERLPEASTLYSSLVAADGKVYVSDRDGTTVVLEDGPELKVLAVNQLAEGIDASIALSGNQLFLRGEGHLYCIQQAEPK, from the coding sequence ATGAAATCTTCATTCTTCGCACCGATGTTGTTCGCCTTTGTCCTTGTAGTTGCGGTTGGAAATGTGGGCGCGGCTGCGGAAGCTTCCGACGGAGATTGGGCCAACTGGCGAGGCCCCAGCTACAACGGGACGTCGCCCAGTGCGAAGCCGCCGGTGAAATGGAGTGAAGAAGAGAACATTCGCTGGAAGGTCCCCATTTCCGGCAAAGGAAGCTCCTCGCCGATTATCTGGGGGGACAAGCTCTTCGTGCTCACCGCCGTGCCAGTGCCAACGGAAGATGCGAAGGACGATGAGAAAGACGCAGATGCCCCAGAAACGGAATCCCCACGTCCGCGAGAAGAATCGGCCGATCGCCCCCGACGCGGTCCTGGTGGTTTTCCAGGTGGTCCAGGTGGATTCCCAGGCCGTGGCGGTCCACGTGGTCGGGGTGGATTCGGCCGGGGTGAAGCTCCGACAACGCCGATGGATTTCACGGTCGTCTGCCTGGATAAGACGACGGGCGAGAAGATCTGGTCGGCCGTCGCGATTCAAGCCACGCCCCATGAATCAGGCCACAACACCAACACGTTTGCTTCTTCGTCAGCCGTGACCAATGGCGAGATCCTGGTGGCCTTCTTCGGCTCGCGGGGCATCTACTGCTTTACGATGGACGGGAAGCTGATTTGGAAACGCGACCTGGGCAAACAGCAGACGCGCAACGCGTTCGGCGAAGGAAGCACTCCGGCGTTGTACCAAAACACGATCATCATTCCGTGGGACCACGAGGGAGATTCCTTCGTGTTGGCCCTCAATGCCACGACCGGAGAAGACCTGTGGAAAGTCGACCGAGACGAAGCGACCAGTTGGGCGACGCCAGTGGTTGCCGAGCACAACGGCGCGGCTCAGGTGATCCTGAATGGATCGACCCGCGTTCGCAGCTACGACGTCGCTTCCGGCAAGCTCATCTGGGAATGCGGTGGTCAGGCCACCAATCCAATCGCGACCCCGATCACCTATGAAGGGAAGGCGATCTGCATGACTGGCTACCGAGGTTACGCCGTCTACGCGATCAGCCTGGATGCCAAGGGAGATGTGACCAATAACGAGAACTTTATTGCCTGGAGCCGTTCGGACGTCGGTCCGTATATCGCCTCGGCTACCCTTTTGAACGGTCGTCTGTACGTGACGAAGTCGCGCGATGGCGTCCTGTACTGTCTCGATGCCAGCAACGGCGAGACGCTTTACGGACCGGAACGCCTGCCAGAGGCCTCGACGCTATACTCCTCGCTGGTCGCTGCAGACGGCAAGGTTTACGTTTCGGACCGCGATGGCACCACGGTCGTCCTGGAGGATGGCCCTGAGCTTAAAGTCTTGGCAGTTAATCAGTTAGCAGAAGGAATCGACGCTTCGATCGCGTTGAGTGGCAATCAGCTATTCCTGCGTGGCGAGGGGCATCTATACTGCATTCAGCAGGCCGAACCGAAGTAA
- a CDS encoding ankyrin repeat domain-containing protein, translating into MQYRCPLCQTNGVVPDKARGHEVLCLKCREHFFIPDQSLEERVKLGIFVAARRNDGEVIIALAESGANLDVQEEESGHTPLHIASFYGKLYAGRELIQQGASLEIRASKTVQTPLFYAARENNPKIVRWLLERGAEPNCQDPDGTTPLHWAARKGFLEVAKVLVAGGADYRVENHIGLRPLQFAVSYHQPELRDFLISVERATKFFQNQRTKTNSKTGTLNKFLFGFGEK; encoded by the coding sequence ATGCAATATCGCTGCCCTCTGTGTCAGACCAATGGGGTCGTTCCCGATAAAGCACGCGGTCATGAGGTGTTATGTCTGAAGTGCCGTGAGCACTTCTTCATCCCCGACCAGTCACTAGAAGAACGCGTCAAGCTGGGCATCTTCGTCGCTGCCCGCAGAAACGATGGCGAAGTGATCATCGCTCTGGCGGAAAGTGGTGCCAATCTGGATGTTCAGGAAGAAGAATCCGGGCACACCCCGCTGCACATCGCATCGTTCTATGGAAAGCTTTACGCCGGCCGCGAATTGATACAGCAAGGTGCGTCACTCGAGATTCGCGCATCGAAGACGGTACAAACGCCTCTGTTTTACGCAGCTCGCGAGAACAACCCGAAGATTGTGCGGTGGCTGCTCGAGCGAGGTGCCGAGCCGAACTGCCAAGATCCCGACGGCACGACGCCGCTTCACTGGGCCGCTCGGAAAGGATTCCTCGAAGTCGCCAAGGTGCTTGTCGCTGGGGGTGCCGATTATCGCGTCGAAAACCACATCGGACTAAGGCCACTTCAATTTGCCGTTTCATATCACCAGCCGGAACTGCGAGACTTTTTGATTTCAGTCGAACGAGCGACGAAGTTCTTCCAGAATCAACGCACGAAGACGAACTCCAAGACCGGTACCCTCAATAAGTTCCTGTTTGGATTCGGAGAAAAGTAA
- a CDS encoding metal ABC transporter ATP-binding protein has protein sequence MITAEPSNQPIDKSVPAIEVEHLTVSYGAVPALLDVSFAIPQGQLVGIIGPNGSGKSTLIKAILGFLRPDVGNVRIFGTPVERTRKLVAYVPQRGSVDWDFPVTVEEVAMMGRYGNIPWWQWGPSKADWEIVEEALSIVRMADLRKRQIGALSGGQQQRVFMARALAQGAQVVLLDEPFAGVDAATERAILSVLENAKKSGRTLVVVHHDLATAAEFFDALILLKQRLFAFGTPLQILQPELLSEVYDGNVRAFEHLRRVIEEKAK, from the coding sequence ATGATCACGGCTGAACCGTCCAATCAACCGATCGACAAAAGCGTACCGGCGATCGAAGTCGAGCATCTCACGGTCAGCTACGGAGCCGTTCCGGCACTGCTGGACGTCTCCTTTGCGATACCGCAAGGGCAGCTCGTGGGCATCATCGGCCCCAACGGCTCTGGCAAGTCGACCTTGATCAAGGCGATCCTCGGCTTCCTGCGTCCCGATGTGGGCAACGTACGCATCTTTGGCACGCCGGTCGAACGGACTCGCAAGTTGGTCGCCTACGTTCCTCAGCGCGGCAGCGTCGATTGGGACTTCCCGGTGACCGTGGAAGAGGTCGCTATGATGGGTCGCTACGGCAACATCCCCTGGTGGCAATGGGGCCCCTCGAAGGCCGATTGGGAAATCGTCGAAGAGGCCCTCTCGATCGTTCGCATGGCCGATCTTCGTAAACGCCAGATCGGAGCCCTCTCGGGCGGTCAGCAACAGCGCGTCTTTATGGCTCGCGCACTCGCTCAAGGTGCCCAGGTCGTCTTGCTGGACGAGCCTTTCGCAGGCGTCGACGCGGCAACCGAACGAGCTATTTTGAGCGTGCTGGAAAACGCGAAGAAGTCGGGGCGAACGCTGGTCGTCGTGCATCACGACCTGGCCACGGCGGCTGAGTTCTTCGACGCGTTGATCCTGTTGAAGCAACGTCTGTTTGCCTTCGGCACGCCGTTGCAGATCCTGCAGCCGGAACTACTGAGCGAGGTGTATGACGGAAACGTACGTGCGTTCGAGCACTTACGACGCGTCATCGAGGAGAAAGCGAAATAA
- a CDS encoding glycosyltransferase family 2 protein — protein sequence MPEEATSSPNIWIVVPAYNEAARIGRTVQGLVHHFPNVVVVDDGSRDATYDTLKDLPVWALRHPINLGQGAALQTGIDFAVRRGADVVVTFDADGQHDVHDIQRLVEPILSQRAEVALGSRFLGNQAVNMPTSRWFILKLGVLFTRVCSRINVTDTHNGLRALSRAAATKLRIRQNRMAHASEILDQIQYLGLKFEEVPVTVHYSDAVLEKGQQNSAAVKVAAQFLLGRMVR from the coding sequence ATGCCGGAAGAGGCAACCTCAAGCCCCAACATCTGGATTGTCGTCCCTGCCTATAACGAGGCAGCCCGCATTGGACGAACGGTTCAGGGTTTGGTCCATCATTTTCCCAATGTCGTAGTCGTCGACGATGGCTCGAGAGATGCCACGTACGACACTCTGAAGGATCTGCCGGTCTGGGCGCTGCGTCATCCGATCAACCTGGGTCAAGGGGCGGCGCTGCAAACGGGGATCGACTTTGCCGTGCGACGCGGGGCGGATGTGGTCGTTACGTTTGACGCCGACGGCCAGCACGACGTCCACGATATTCAGCGTCTGGTAGAACCGATTCTCTCGCAGCGAGCGGAAGTCGCGCTCGGTTCGCGATTCCTCGGCAACCAGGCCGTGAACATGCCGACCAGTCGGTGGTTCATCCTCAAACTGGGTGTGCTGTTCACGCGAGTCTGTTCCCGCATCAACGTGACCGACACCCACAACGGATTGCGGGCTCTGTCTCGCGCAGCCGCCACGAAACTACGGATCCGCCAGAACCGAATGGCCCACGCTTCCGAGATCTTGGATCAGATTCAGTATCTCGGTTTGAAGTTTGAAGAAGTGCCGGTCACGGTTCATTACAGTGATGCTGTCCTGGAAAAAGGCCAGCAAAACTCAGCCGCCGTGAAAGTGGCTGCTCAATTCCTGCTCGGAAGGATGGTGCGATGA
- a CDS encoding metal ABC transporter solute-binding protein, Zn/Mn family: MIVSRIATALLLALLLPVAMFAEENRPVIVCSTTQVADFARQVVGDRMEVKCILAAGQDPHLYEKKPGDAQLVSTADLCLENGWHLEGNDWMQKLATQTGRPIVTCVKGCRPLEVPGVSEAMHDPHAWFSCTNAAIYVRNIRDAVIQLDPEHADEYRSRSALYLDQLRTLHSWIVREINNIPVDQRVLVTSHDAFNYFCQAYGMKSATPVGWSTGKEVGAGITPQRRQETIDSIREHQVKAIFVETSVNPTMVREIAREAGAKIGGELYSDSMGAPDTAGETYIGMMRENVLTIVQSLK, from the coding sequence ATGATCGTTTCTCGAATTGCTACGGCTCTGTTGCTTGCGCTACTACTTCCGGTGGCGATGTTTGCAGAGGAGAATCGCCCCGTAATCGTTTGTTCGACCACCCAGGTCGCCGACTTCGCTCGGCAGGTAGTGGGAGATCGGATGGAGGTCAAATGCATCCTGGCAGCCGGTCAGGACCCTCATCTCTACGAAAAAAAGCCTGGCGACGCCCAACTCGTTTCGACCGCCGATTTGTGTTTGGAAAATGGATGGCACCTGGAAGGCAACGACTGGATGCAGAAGCTTGCCACTCAGACCGGGCGCCCAATTGTTACCTGCGTGAAGGGATGCCGACCGCTGGAAGTCCCTGGCGTTAGCGAGGCGATGCACGATCCGCACGCGTGGTTCTCGTGCACCAATGCGGCCATCTATGTCCGCAATATCCGCGACGCCGTCATCCAGCTCGACCCGGAACATGCCGACGAGTACCGCAGCCGGTCGGCGCTCTATTTGGACCAGCTGCGGACCCTTCACAGTTGGATCGTACGCGAGATCAACAACATTCCGGTTGATCAGCGGGTGCTGGTAACCAGCCACGATGCGTTCAACTATTTTTGCCAGGCCTACGGTATGAAGTCAGCCACGCCGGTCGGTTGGTCGACCGGAAAGGAAGTCGGTGCCGGGATCACCCCCCAGCGGCGTCAGGAAACGATCGACTCGATTCGCGAGCACCAGGTGAAAGCCATTTTTGTCGAAACGTCCGTGAATCCTACAATGGTTCGAGAGATTGCCCGCGAAGCCGGAGCGAAGATCGGCGGGGAACTTTATTCCGATTCGATGGGAGCCCCCGACACCGCCGGCGAAACCTACATCGGAATGATGCGTGAGAACGTCCTCACGATCGTTCAGTCGTTGAAGTAG
- a CDS encoding tetratricopeptide repeat protein — translation MSQRSKESPKQTRDPAPTETWASQLAEQTKWLRVVLVVAVVAAYLTSLGGTFVFDDFPRIVERENLDNLASALRGMARLRSRSTTHFSFAINAALFGKSAFYFHLVNLLIHVVSVLTLFELVRGSIAWWNRNHPPHLNANLTGFVAALLWGVHPLGTMAVTYIVQRHESLMAMFYLLTLYCLLRGRLAQTAWPWYIGSILCCWLGMGAKEIMVTAPLVALVYDRCFLSTSWRELLAKRVWVFAMFLVPATILFIKNLSIFKAGTSANSYVLGAHETASAWLYLWTQAGVIVHYLYLSFWPVQLTFDYDWPVANQEREYLLPAIFVLGLLVLSFWLLYKRPAIGFVAIAFFFILAPTSSIVPIIDVAFEHRMYLPLACLCVLAAMGLNAAVEKWRANQSDESKYQTILLVGLTLAVLLGIRTAYRNLDYHSQIALWTTTVEARPMNLRANHNLAQELRQADRLPEAEQTLLRSIAYCEQHGYESFPLHGDLAELHVNAGQFDQAYERFQVALNAASSPPENISEYHTLLRNRKLAETRTSYGALLDLMQRPAEAARQFDLAIELRPDVAQSYVMAGHAYRKSGNLEMALARWKKAVELEPGSSDVARDYTMLLVDAGHYREAAERLQQYVQQNPDDLPMQFQLARIQAAAPDDQVRNPEVALKRCDRLLKAFPQHAPEIQQVEAMARGNAGQTDQAVALLETLRQKTPDTEAEVRRNLDMMSARFRQKQLVLLADKNVKR, via the coding sequence GTGTCCCAACGGTCCAAAGAATCCCCCAAGCAAACCCGCGATCCTGCGCCGACGGAAACCTGGGCCAGCCAACTCGCCGAGCAAACGAAGTGGTTGCGAGTCGTCTTGGTTGTTGCGGTCGTTGCGGCGTATCTAACGTCACTCGGCGGGACGTTCGTATTCGACGACTTTCCGCGGATCGTCGAGCGGGAAAACCTCGACAACCTGGCGAGCGCATTGCGGGGGATGGCGCGTCTTCGTTCCCGATCGACAACCCATTTCTCCTTCGCGATCAATGCCGCCTTGTTCGGAAAGTCGGCGTTCTACTTCCACCTGGTGAACTTGTTGATCCATGTCGTCAGCGTGCTCACGCTATTCGAACTCGTCCGGGGATCGATTGCCTGGTGGAACCGGAATCATCCACCCCACTTAAACGCCAACCTGACCGGCTTCGTTGCGGCACTGCTTTGGGGAGTCCATCCGCTGGGGACGATGGCCGTCACTTATATCGTGCAGCGGCACGAGTCGTTGATGGCGATGTTCTACTTGCTGACGCTCTACTGCCTGCTCCGCGGACGGTTGGCTCAAACGGCTTGGCCGTGGTACATCGGCAGCATCCTATGCTGCTGGCTGGGCATGGGGGCGAAAGAGATCATGGTGACTGCTCCGCTGGTGGCCTTGGTGTATGATCGCTGTTTCCTGTCGACCTCGTGGCGAGAACTTCTGGCCAAGCGGGTGTGGGTGTTCGCGATGTTCCTGGTCCCTGCGACGATCTTGTTCATCAAGAACCTTTCCATCTTCAAAGCCGGCACCAGCGCAAACAGCTATGTGCTGGGCGCCCACGAAACGGCTTCGGCCTGGCTCTACTTGTGGACGCAGGCCGGCGTGATCGTGCATTATCTGTATCTGTCATTCTGGCCCGTTCAACTGACCTTCGACTACGACTGGCCGGTGGCGAACCAGGAAAGGGAGTATCTTTTGCCAGCGATCTTCGTGCTGGGCCTGCTCGTCCTTTCGTTTTGGCTCTTGTACAAACGGCCTGCGATCGGCTTTGTGGCGATTGCGTTCTTCTTCATTCTGGCGCCAACGTCCAGTATCGTGCCCATCATCGACGTCGCCTTCGAGCATCGCATGTATTTGCCGCTGGCGTGCCTTTGTGTGCTTGCCGCTATGGGACTGAATGCGGCCGTTGAAAAGTGGCGAGCGAATCAATCGGACGAATCCAAGTATCAAACGATTCTTCTGGTCGGTTTGACGCTTGCCGTCTTGCTGGGTATCCGCACTGCCTACCGAAACCTCGACTATCATTCGCAGATCGCTTTATGGACAACGACGGTCGAAGCCCGGCCGATGAACCTGCGAGCCAATCATAACCTGGCCCAGGAACTGCGACAGGCCGATCGGCTTCCCGAGGCGGAACAGACGTTGCTGCGGTCGATCGCGTACTGCGAGCAGCACGGTTATGAGTCGTTTCCGCTGCATGGCGACCTGGCGGAACTGCACGTTAATGCCGGGCAATTCGACCAAGCGTACGAGCGTTTTCAAGTTGCCCTGAATGCCGCAAGTTCGCCGCCTGAGAATATCAGCGAGTATCACACGCTGCTTCGCAACCGCAAGCTGGCCGAAACGCGGACCAGCTACGGGGCACTGCTGGACCTGATGCAGCGCCCGGCAGAGGCCGCGCGGCAGTTCGATCTGGCGATTGAACTTCGCCCCGACGTTGCCCAGTCGTACGTCATGGCAGGGCACGCCTATCGCAAGTCTGGAAATCTGGAAATGGCCTTGGCCCGCTGGAAGAAGGCCGTGGAGCTTGAACCGGGTAGCAGCGACGTTGCCCGAGATTACACAATGTTGCTGGTCGACGCCGGCCACTACCGCGAAGCGGCCGAGCGACTTCAGCAGTACGTTCAGCAGAACCCCGACGATCTGCCCATGCAGTTCCAACTCGCCCGCATTCAGGCCGCGGCTCCCGATGACCAGGTCCGCAATCCAGAGGTCGCGCTGAAGCGTTGCGACCGGCTGCTCAAGGCCTTCCCACAACATGCGCCTGAAATTCAGCAGGTCGAAGCGATGGCCAGGGGCAACGCAGGCCAGACCGACCAGGCAGTTGCCCTGTTGGAAACGCTTCGACAGAAGACGCCTGACACCGAGGCCGAGGTTCGCCGGAACCTCGACATGATGTCGGCCCGCTTCCGGCAAAAGCAGCTAGTCTTGCTCGCGGACAAAAACGTGAAACGTTAA